AGGCAGAAAGGGTTTTGGTAATACTAGCCAAAATAAGTTGGCAAGAATTTGCCAGTTGGGGTCTTATGCGATAAGATTCTCGAGCCGCTTTTTGGATGTTTTCCGCAATACTTTTTGGGTCTGGAGAGCGGTTTTTACCAGCTTTGGCTACCAGGAGGGCAAGTTCTTCTAAGGGCATGGTTACAATTTCATCTGGAGAAAGTTCGTTTAATATGGTTAAAGAAGTTGCTCCAAGATGAGCGATAGGTTTATTCTGAACCCAGCCTGGAAACATAAGAAAGAGATTAGCCAAAAAGAGTTTTTTCTCTCTTTCAATGAGTTTGACCAGGTGATAGCGGTAGCGAACCAGTCTCTTCAGAGGCAGATGCAAAAGTTCGGGTTTATATTCTACGGGAAGTTTCCCAAAACGGAGATATTCGGCAATGAACTGAGCATCTGTGAGGTCTGTTTTTTCTTTTTCTGGGAAGGCTTTTTTAAATCGGCTGATGTATTTAGCATTGATGAGATAGACCTGAGTTTCACATCTCAGAGGGTTGTTAGTAAAGTAGTCTGTGAGATGAAACCCATAGAGACTGGATGCTTCCAGACCCAAACGGATATGTTGGAAGTTTTGTTGAGATATTAGGGTAGCGGTTTTCTCTTTCAGATTTTCAAATCCGGGGAGGTTATTGTCTATTTCAAATGTTTTGCCTAAATATTTTCCTTCCTGGGTTAAGAAAGAGACAGCCGCTTTACGCAGGCTAATATCTATTCCGATATTTAAGGTATTGAGCATAAATATTCACCTCCTTTATAGGATAAGAATGGAGAGAAGACCGGATCCTTTGCCTTTACCAGTTGCAACCTCGAGCATTGTTATAAGCGGTAACTTTTTCTGTCTGGGTGCATCGGTATCAGTCTAAATAACCGAAGGGCAGAGGAGTTCCAG
The bacterium DNA segment above includes these coding regions:
- a CDS encoding IS110 family transposase; protein product: MLNTLNIGIDISLRKAAVSFLTQEGKYLGKTFEIDNNLPGFENLKEKTATLISQQNFQHIRLGLEASSLYGFHLTDYFTNNPLRCETQVYLINAKYISRFKKAFPEKEKTDLTDAQFIAEYLRFGKLPVEYKPELLHLPLKRLVRYRYHLVKLIEREKKLFLANLFLMFPGWVQNKPIAHLGATSLTILNELSPDEIVTMPLEELALLVAKAGKNRSPDPKSIAENIQKAARESYRIRPQLANSCQLILASITKTLSALKKSLKEIDKAIAEEGKGFINPLLSIKGIGPVYAAGILASIGEIRRFLSDDKLARFAGLVWKRNQSGLSESEERHLVQECDKYFRYYLIEAANSLRVHNEEYQIYYQKKYMEVTKHNHKRALVLSARKLVRLVFALLSKNQLYDPVRAVSRPSRLKVNIK